From one Cryptosporangium minutisporangium genomic stretch:
- a CDS encoding iron ABC transporter permease, with translation MRKRGTTVAVGTGSRGPVRHRPPFADRRRFAGLCAGLAGGVVAVGVVGIAIGAVPISPGTVVAALADHAGLPVSAVDPVADQIIWTSRVPRVLLAVLVGAGLAVAGAVIQAIVRNPLGDPYLIGIVPGASLGAVTVIVAGASVTGALSLSVAAFLGGLLAFAATFVLGRQDGHWPPTRLVLAGVAVGYLVSSFTYFLQTIATPNQVTRVLFWSLGSVASARWGDLALPAIVVSLATVWLLLHGRRLNALVNGVDVASALGIQVGRFQFQLMVVVALLTGTLVAVSGGILFVGLVVPHVARLLVGAENRRVLVASVLLGAVFLPLADLLARTVRAPVELPVGIVTAAIGAPFFLWLLRTSGRRAR, from the coding sequence GTGCGAAAGCGCGGGACCACCGTGGCGGTGGGCACCGGGAGCCGCGGCCCCGTTCGGCACCGGCCGCCGTTCGCGGATCGACGCCGGTTCGCGGGGCTCTGCGCCGGGCTCGCGGGCGGCGTCGTCGCGGTGGGTGTCGTCGGCATCGCGATCGGCGCGGTGCCGATCTCACCCGGCACGGTCGTGGCCGCCCTCGCCGACCACGCCGGTCTTCCGGTGTCGGCAGTGGACCCGGTGGCCGACCAGATCATCTGGACCTCGCGCGTACCCCGGGTGCTGCTCGCCGTCCTAGTGGGCGCGGGCCTGGCCGTCGCGGGCGCGGTGATCCAGGCGATCGTCCGGAACCCGCTGGGCGACCCGTATCTGATCGGGATCGTCCCCGGCGCGAGCCTGGGCGCGGTCACGGTGATCGTGGCGGGCGCGTCGGTGACCGGAGCGCTCTCCTTATCGGTGGCGGCGTTCTTGGGCGGGCTGCTCGCCTTCGCCGCGACGTTCGTCCTCGGCCGGCAGGACGGCCACTGGCCGCCGACGCGGCTGGTCCTCGCCGGGGTCGCCGTGGGATACCTCGTCTCGTCGTTCACGTACTTCCTACAGACGATCGCCACGCCCAACCAGGTCACCCGGGTCCTGTTCTGGAGCCTGGGCAGCGTCGCCAGCGCGCGCTGGGGTGACCTCGCATTACCCGCGATCGTGGTCTCCCTCGCCACGGTTTGGCTCCTGCTCCACGGGAGGCGGCTGAACGCGCTCGTCAACGGCGTCGACGTGGCTTCGGCGCTCGGGATCCAGGTCGGCCGGTTCCAGTTCCAGCTGATGGTCGTCGTCGCGCTGCTCACCGGGACCTTGGTCGCCGTCTCCGGCGGCATCCTCTTCGTCGGCCTGGTCGTTCCGCACGTGGCGCGGCTGCTGGTCGGTGCGGAGAACCGCCGGGTGCTCGTCGCGTCGGTGCTGCTGGGCGCGGTGTTCCTTCCGCTCGCCGATCTGCTGGCGCGCACGGTCCGCGCGCCGGTGGAGCTGCCGGTCGGGATCGTCACCGCGGCGATCGGCGCCCCGTTCTTCCTGTGGCTGTTGCGCACCTCCGGCAGGAGGGCCCGGTGA
- a CDS encoding ABC transporter ATP-binding protein, which translates to MRVHADGVAVEIAGTTIVADAVLSAEPGTLVGLLGPNGSGKTTLLRTVYRALRPNAGSVHVGDDDVWHLNARDAARRTAVVVQDDPTDFEFTVREVVELGRVPHQGLLDRHTSVDDEIVDSALTTAGVVHFADRLVSTLSGGERQRVFVARALAQQTPVLVLDEPTNHLDIRAQIELLELLRGLGVTVVAALHDLNLAATYCDTLYVLKSGRVVASGPVADVLVPDLVRDVYGVSAVVLPNPITGRPTLGFGPLVPTSSEKELT; encoded by the coding sequence ATGCGGGTACACGCGGACGGGGTGGCCGTCGAGATCGCCGGCACGACCATCGTCGCCGACGCGGTGCTCTCCGCGGAGCCGGGAACGCTCGTCGGGCTCCTGGGTCCGAACGGCTCCGGCAAGACGACGTTGCTGCGCACCGTCTACCGGGCGCTCCGTCCGAACGCCGGGAGCGTGCACGTCGGGGACGACGACGTCTGGCATCTCAACGCCCGGGACGCGGCCCGGCGGACGGCGGTCGTGGTGCAGGACGACCCGACGGACTTCGAGTTCACCGTCCGCGAGGTGGTCGAGCTCGGGCGGGTCCCGCACCAGGGTCTCCTGGACCGGCACACATCGGTCGACGACGAGATCGTCGACTCGGCGCTGACGACCGCCGGGGTGGTGCACTTCGCCGACCGGCTGGTGAGCACGCTCTCCGGCGGCGAGCGGCAACGGGTCTTCGTCGCGCGGGCGCTGGCCCAGCAGACCCCGGTCCTGGTGCTCGACGAGCCGACGAACCACCTCGACATCCGCGCCCAGATCGAGCTGCTGGAGCTGCTGCGCGGGCTGGGCGTCACCGTGGTGGCCGCCCTGCACGACCTCAACCTGGCCGCGACCTACTGCGACACGCTCTACGTCCTGAAATCCGGCCGGGTGGTCGCCTCCGGCCCGGTGGCCGACGTGCTGGTACCCGACCTCGTGCGCGACGTCTACGGCGTCAGCGCCGTCGTCCTCCCCAACCCGATCACCGGGCGGCCCACCCTCGGGTTCGGCCCGCTCGTCCCGACCTCTTCCGAGAAGGAGCTCACATGA
- a CDS encoding ABC transporter substrate-binding protein, giving the protein MSRSFRPRVVRLAAGLAALALVAACGSGEDPDTTAAAATAPAGGFPVTVESCGHEATFDKAPGRVVLGWGTSIRTLEALGVADRVTGYVSGSNVGLPDGFTAKEVSPDFQPAREAVLAAAPDLFLANDENQVSGEEGTATVADLDGRAYVLGNYCLKNPAPATIDVVYQDVRNLGAIFGVPDKADAVVADLTRRVTAAAARRRSAPQAKVALVQIYDGKVYALSGSYYNAILQGAGMTNVFAGIGENFAEVSAEQVLTSAPDGLFVAYDEPNGDAAAVQAARSAFAATPAVRNGTVFGINNAEISGGGVNIVALIEQTAGQLYGS; this is encoded by the coding sequence ATGAGCAGATCGTTCCGGCCGCGCGTCGTCCGCCTGGCCGCCGGCCTCGCCGCGCTCGCGCTCGTCGCGGCCTGCGGCAGCGGCGAGGACCCGGACACCACCGCCGCCGCGGCCACCGCGCCGGCCGGAGGCTTCCCGGTGACCGTGGAGAGCTGCGGGCACGAGGCGACGTTCGACAAGGCGCCCGGGCGGGTCGTCCTCGGCTGGGGTACCTCGATTCGCACGCTGGAGGCGCTGGGCGTCGCCGACCGGGTCACCGGCTACGTCAGCGGCAGCAACGTCGGCCTGCCGGACGGGTTCACCGCCAAGGAGGTCTCGCCCGACTTCCAGCCCGCGCGGGAGGCGGTCCTCGCTGCCGCGCCCGACCTCTTCCTCGCCAACGACGAGAACCAGGTCTCCGGCGAGGAGGGAACCGCCACCGTCGCCGACCTCGACGGCCGCGCGTACGTGCTCGGCAACTACTGCCTGAAGAACCCGGCCCCGGCCACGATCGACGTCGTCTACCAGGACGTGCGCAACCTCGGCGCGATCTTCGGCGTCCCCGACAAGGCCGACGCCGTGGTGGCCGACCTGACCCGCCGGGTCACCGCCGCGGCTGCCCGGCGCCGCTCCGCGCCGCAGGCTAAGGTCGCTCTGGTCCAGATCTACGACGGCAAGGTCTACGCGCTCTCCGGGTCCTACTACAACGCCATCCTGCAGGGCGCCGGGATGACGAACGTCTTCGCCGGCATCGGCGAGAACTTCGCCGAGGTCAGCGCCGAACAGGTGCTCACCTCGGCCCCCGACGGCTTGTTCGTCGCCTACGACGAGCCGAACGGCGACGCCGCGGCGGTGCAGGCCGCCCGGTCCGCGTTCGCCGCCACGCCCGCCGTGCGCAACGGCACGGTGTTCGGCATCAACAACGCCGAGATCAGCGGTGGGGGCGTCAACATCGTCGCGCTGATCGAGCAGACCGCCGGCCAGCTGTACGGCAGCTGA